Proteins co-encoded in one Prunus persica cultivar Lovell chromosome G6, Prunus_persica_NCBIv2, whole genome shotgun sequence genomic window:
- the LOC109949505 gene encoding uncharacterized protein LOC109949505 → MEVCVIAKCTYKLETIMFSVSSESSMVDILKTLCLRFRGLQLGCFTLRYSVPSYPSCFLETDSDLDLMRTFLLISNEKTVDILVKDLCGSSEYSGDFCVNKELIACEKGESSCSSTVEDRNEFLGRSKRASAKPLLSNEWETYIHHVVQKFDGGAEEFRLKLCKYALEVGFNFEYAGNDKKRVVAVCSNKKLEGCSWRVYASRCEATGSFVIRTLNNVHTCAGRIRESKSKMMRSRVVSSLIVDRIRAKPELKPVEIIHEFKDYYGIDISYYHAWFGKELAKLDVHGDESKSFNELVWYADAVKETNTGSLCTLDCEAGINRFRRFFVSFGGCIAGFQYCIPLLFIDATFLKSKYKG, encoded by the coding sequence ATGGAGGTGTGTGTCATTGCCAAGTGCACATATAAGTTGGAAACCATcatgttttcagtttcatcaGAGTCATCcatggttgatattttgaagactttgtgtctgaggtttaggggtttgcaGTTGGGTTGTTTCACATTACGGTATTCGGTGCCCAGTTATCCGAGTTGTTTTCTAGAAACAGATAGCGATTTGGACTTGATGAggacatttttgttgatatcaAATGAGAAGACTGTTGATATTTTAGTGAAGGATTTATGCGGGAGCAGTGAATATAGTGGTgatttttgtgtaaataaGGAGTTGATAGCATGTGAAAAGGGCGAGTCGTCGTGTTCTAGTACTGTCGAAGACAGAAACGAGTTTTTGGGCAGGTCGAAGAGAGCAAGTGCTAAGCCTTTGTTGTCGAATGAGTGGGAGACATACATACATCATGTGGTGCAGAAGTTTGACGGTGGTGCAGAGGAGTTCCGGTTGAAATTGTGCAAGTACGCTCTTGAAGtaggatttaattttgaatatgcCGGCAATGACAAGAAGCGGGTGGTTGCTGTTTGTTCGAATAAGAAATTGGAGGGTTGCAGCTGGCGTGTTTATGCTTCTCGTTGTGAAGCTactggcagttttgtaattcggACGTTAAATAATGTTCATACATGTGCGGGTCGGATACGGGAATCAAAGAGTAAGATGATGAGGTCTCGTGTGGTGTCCTCCCTCATTGTGGACAGAATTCGTGCAAAACCAGAGCTGAAGCCAGTTGAGATTATACACGAGTTCAAAGATTATTATGGTATAGACATTTCATACTACCACGCATGGTTTGGCAAAGAGTTAGCTAAATTGGACGTTCACGGTGATGAGTCGAAGTCCTTCAACGAGTTAGTGTGGTATGCAGACGCCGTAAAGGAAACTAACACTGGTTCTCTCTGCACTCTTGATTGTGAAGCTGGAATTAATCGCTTTcgacggttttttgtgtcttttggCGGTTGCATTGCTGGATTTCAATATTGCATACCCTTGTTGTTCATTGATGCTACGTTTTTGAAGAGCAAGTACAAGGGGTAG
- the LOC18773020 gene encoding exocyst complex component EXO70A1, translating into MPRKGMRTLFFKSPSPSPSNSPSRSATQPSSPRRSFSDSLMEENIEIAQTLITQWDSDSSSYNNISSLFHDDRQEARLYLKSVKDLQSAMQHFLSSQDSSAEKLIIAQNLMQSAMKRLEKEFYQILSGNRDYLDAETVSSRSSRASALSSVSDLESESEDESVSAVDQISTIAMSDLKSIADCMISSGYGKECVRIYKIIRKSIVDEGLYLLGVEKLSLSQVQKMDWQVLETKIKNWLSAVKVAVKTLFYGERLLCEHVFAASDSIAESCFNEISKEAAMTLFGFPELVGKCKKLSPEKMFRILDLYQAVSDLWPEMESIFSFESTSAVRSLAVNSLIKLGEAVRTMLMDFESAIQKDSSKTPVPAGGVHPLTRYVMNYISFLADYSEILGDIVVDWPLTISTPLPEAYFGCYDAEESPISIRLAWLVLVLLCKLDGKAKLYKDVALSYLFLANNLQYVVGKVRGSNVKYLLGEYWVQKHESKVKQYAANYERMGWSKVFASLPEDTTAQISSDQAKSYFKRFNAAFEEAYKKQTSWVVPDSKLRDELKVSVAKKLVPVYREFYEKHRVGMRRECGEDSLVRYAPENLDNYLSDLLYGATSGGRVSSFSSCSSSPSHSHGRQGR; encoded by the coding sequence ATGCCAAGAAAAGGAATGAGGACTCTGTTTTTCAAATCTCCATCGCCGTCACCTTCAAACTCTCCATCAAGGAGCGCCACCCAACCTTCATCGCCGCGTCGCAGCTTCTCCGACTCTCTAATGGAAGAGAACATCGAAATCGCACAGACCCTCATCACGCAGTGGGACTCTGACTCTTCTTCTTACAACAAcatctcctctctcttccaTGACGACCGCCAAGAGGCCAGGCTCTACCTCAAATCTGTCAAGGATTTACAGTCCGCCATGCAACACTTCCTCAGCTCCCAAGACTCCAGCGCCGAAAAGCTCATCATTGCTCAGAATCTTATGCAATCCGCCATGAAGAGACTCGAGAAGGAGTTCTACCAGATTTTATCCGGCAACCGAGACTACTTGGACGCCGAAACCGTGTCGAGCCGGTCATCCAGAGCCTCGGCTCTGTCCAGCGTTTCCGATTTGGAATCCGAGTCTGAGGACGAGTCGGTTTCAGCGGTGGACCAAATCTCTACCATTGCAATGTCCGATTTGAAATCCATCGCTGATTGTATGATATCGTCTGGCTATGGAAAAGAGTGCGTGAGAATTTACAAAATCATAAGAAAATCGATCGTTGACGAAGGCCTGTACCTTCTTGGAGTGGAGAAGCTGAGCCTCTCTCAGGTTCAGAAAATGGACTGGCAGGTTTTGGAGACGAAGATCAAGAACTGGTTAAGCGCCGTTAAAGTCGCCGTTAAAACTCTCTTCTACGGCGAGAGGCTGCTCTGCGAACACGTGTTCGCCGCCTCGGACTCCATAGCGGAGTCGTGCTTCAACGAGATATCTAAAGAGGCCGCAATGACTCTGTTTGGTTTCCCGGAATTGGTgggaaaatgcaagaaactaTCTCCCGAGAAAATGTTCCGCATTTTGGACTTGTACCAGGCCGTTTCGGATCTTTGGCCCGAAATGGAGTCCATCTTTTCGTTCGAATCAACCTCAGCCGTCCGATCTCTGGCCGTTAATTCTCTCATTAAGCTAGGTGAGGCCGTCCGCACGATGCTTATGGATTTCGAATCGGCGATCCAGAAGGACTCGTCCAAGACACCGGTCCCAGCCGGTGGGGTCCACCCGCTTACTCGTTACGTAATGAACTATATTTCCTTCCTCGCCGATTACAGCGAAATACTTGGTGATATAGTCGTTGACTGGCCGTTGACGATCTCGACGCCGTTGCCGGAAGCTTACTTCGGGTGCTACGACGCCGAGGAGTCGCCAATTTCAATACGCCTCGCGTGGCTCGTCCTTGTTCTCCTCTGCAAACTCGACGGCAAAGCCAAGCTGTACAAAGACGTCGCGCTATCCTATTTGTTCTTGGCGAACAACTTGCAATACGTCGTCGGAAAAGTCCGCGGCTCCAATGTCAAGTACTTGCTGGGGGAGTATTGGGTGCAGAAGCACGAGTCAAAAGTCAAACAATACGCCGCGAACTACGAGCGGATGGGGTGGAGCAAGGTGTTCGCCTCCCTACCGGAAGATACAACGGCTCAGATTTCTTCCGATCAGGCAAAGAGCTACTTCAAGCGATTCAACGCAGCGTTTGAGGAAGCGTATAAAAAGCAGACCTCATGGGTCGTGCCCGACTCGAAACTCCGAGACGAGCTGAAAGTTTCGGTGGCTAAAAAGCTAGTGCCGGTATATCGGGAGTTTTACGAGAAGCATAGAGTCGGGATGAGGAGGGAGTGCGGGGAGGACTCGTTGGTCAGATATGCCCCGGAGAATCTAGATAATTACTTGTCGGATCTGTTGTATGGGGCCACGAGTGGTGGGAGAGTTTCGTCGTTTTCGTCGTGCTCTTCCTCGCCGTCGCATTCGCATGGTAGGCAAGGTCGTTGA
- the LOC18774919 gene encoding 3-ketoacyl-CoA synthase 3, with protein MLCTLAPPLLINLPISLPIYINSQTTHLSLSLSLSLSLSLSLSLSHLVMELLSLLCAFSALYFIFMMWKRFDEKRDQECYILDYQCHKPSDDRKLDTRFSGEVIRRTKNLGLLEYQFLLKAIVSSGIGEQTYAPRIIFSGRESCPTLEDSVSEMEEFFHDSIQKLLDRSGISPSQLDVLVVNVSMFASVPSLASRIINHYKMREDIKVFNLTGMGCSASLISTDIVRNIFKSYKNVYALVVTSESLSPNWYSGNDRSMILANCLFRSGGCAVLLTNKRALKNQAMFKLKCLVRTHHGARDESYGCCIQQEDGQGMLGFHLDKILPKAATRAFVDNLREISPKILPIRELVRFMLVTLVRKLKSQSSKGGASTSPKPVINFKTGVDHFCLHTGGKAVIDGIGLNLGLSEYDLEPARMTLHRFGNTSASSLWYVLGYMEAKKRLKKGDTVLMISFGAGFKCNSCLLEVVRDLGDENVWKEDIAVYPPKSLTNPFLEKYGWIHQEDLSTFNPENVVI; from the coding sequence ATGTTGTGTACTCTTGCTCCTCCTCTTCTTATAAATCTTCCAATTTCACTTCCCATCTACATAAATTCACAGACAactcacctctctctctctctctctctctctctctctctctctctctctctctctctctctcatttggtCATGGAGCTTCTCAGTTTACTCTGTGCTTTCTCAGCCTTGTACTTCATTTTTATGATGTGGAAACGCTTTGATGAAAAAAGGGACCAAGAGTGCTACATTTTGGACTATCAGTGCCATAAGCCCTCAGATGACAGAAAGCTAGACACACGGTTTTCAGGGGAGGTCATCCGGAGGACCAAGAATCTTGGTCTTCTAGAGTACCAGTTCCTCCTCAAAGCCATTGTGAGCTCAGGCATTGGTGAACAAACCTATGCTCCAAGAATCATTTTTTCAGGCAGAGAATCTTGCCCCACATTGGAAGATAGCGTCTCAGAGATGGAGGAGTTTTTCCATGACAGCATTCAGAAGCTTCTGGACAGATCAGGCATTTCCCCTTCACAACTTGATGTGCTTGTTGTGAATGTGTCCATGTTTGCTTCTGTGCCTTCTTTAGCTTCCAGAATTATCAACCACTACAAGATGAGGGAGGACATAAAGGTCTTTAATCTCACTGGGATGGGTTGCTCTGCTAGCCTAATTTCAACCGACATTGTTAGGAACATTTTCAAGTCCTACAAGAATGTGTATGCACTTGTGGTCACTTCTGAGTCTTTGAGCCCCAATTGGTATTCAGGTAATGACAGATCCATGATTTTAGCAAATTGTTTGTTTAGGTCTGGTGGTTGTGCGGTCCTTTTGACCAACAAAAGGGCCTTGAAAAACCAAGCCATGTTCAAATTGAAGTGTTTGGTTAGAACCCATCATGGGGCTAGAGATGAGTCATATGGTTGTTGCATCCAACAAGAAGATGGGCAAGGGATGCTTGGTTTTCACCTTGACAAGATCTTACCCAAGGCTGCCACAAGAGCCTTTGTGGATAATCTTAGGGAAATTTCACCCAAGATTTTACCCATTAGGGAGTTGGTTAGGTTTATGCTTGTAACCCTAGTGAGAAAATTGAAGTCACAATCCTCCAAGGGAGGAGCAAGCACTTCACCAAAACCTGTCATCAATTTCAAGACAGGGGTTGATCATTTTTGCCTTCACACTGGTGGAAAGGCAGTCATAGATGGGATTGGGTTGAACCTTGGGCTTAGTGAGTATGATCTTGAGCCTGCAAGGATGACACTTCACAGATTTGGCAACACATCTGCAAGTAGCCTTTGGTATGTCTTGGGTTACATGGAAGCCAAGAAGAGGCTCAAGAAAGGTGACACAGTGTTGATGATAAGCTTTGGTGCTGGCTTTAAATGCAACAGCTGTTTGCTAGAGGTGGTGAGAGATTTGGGAGATGAAAATGTGTGGAAGGAGGACATTGCTGTGTACCCACCAAAATCATTGACCAACCCTTTCTTGGAGAAATATGGTTGGATCCATCAAGAGGATCTAAGCACATTCAACCCTGAAAATGTGGTCATCTAA
- the LOC109949891 gene encoding uncharacterized protein LOC109949891: protein MGRVVTFFSDRNQGLLNAMGFVFPGWPHSYCYYHLKQNLISKYPKSGYGKLLQDRVINLFSRCAYAVTEEEFKVAMEELVIVGSSKVKTFISDLSRDHYANAFFKGMRYGEMANSLAESFNNWVGVFRDLPVLPLIEGIRQKLMVLNSQRRIEAEKWTTVLCPEMETRLCENAEAGRTWAVRRSNCTVFEVFADYSVMVDLEQRTCSCRLCQIDGFPCTHAVAAILAKRDSVYDYVECYYKTDFFRKAYESPIFPIPDIGKGLGSNGSAAGVVLPPITKRPAGRPPTKRIKVFGEFKRPLKCSRCSVAGHNRKTCKAII from the coding sequence ATGGGGAGAGTGGTGACCTTTTTCTCGGACCGCAATCAAGGTTTGTTAAATGCAATGGGGTTTGTGTTTCCCGGATGGCCTCATTCTTACTGTTATTATCACCTCAAACAGAATTTGATATCAAAGTACCCGAAGTCAGGTTATGGAAAACTGCTCCAAGACCgtgttatcaatttatttagtagATGCGCATATGCTGTTACGGAGGAAGAGTTTAAGGTAGCAATGGAGGAGTTGGTGATTGTTGGGAGTTCGAAAGTGAAGACATTTATATCTGATTTGTCTAGAGATCACTATGCCAACGCATTTTTCAAAGGAATGCGTTATGGGGAGATGGCAAACAGTTTAGCGGAGTCCTTTAATAATTGGGTTGGTGTGTTTCGAGATTTGCCGGTGCTACCTTTGATAGAAGGGATTCGACAGAAATTGATGGTATTGAATTCTCAACGACGAATTGAAGCGGAGAAGTGGACAACAGTTTTGTGTCCGGAGATGGAGACTAGACTCTGTGAAAATGCGGAGGCCGGTAGGACTTGGGCAGTTCGTCGTTCTAATTGCACTGTTTTTGAAGTATTTGCTGATTATTCTGTGATGGTTGATCTCGAGCAAAGGACTTGTTCTTGCCGTCTTTGCCAAATTGACGGTTTTCCTTGCACACATGCGGTGGCTGCAATCCTAGCAAAGAGAGATTCAGTTTATGATTACGTGGAGTGTTACTACAAAACCGACTTCTTTCGAAAAGCCTATGAGAGTCCTATTTTTCCTATTCCAGATATTGGGAAAGGATTGGGCAGCAATGGTTCTGCAGCTGGAGTTGTGCTTCCGCCAATTACAAAGAGGCCAGCCGGAAGACCACCAACAAAGaggatcaaagtttttggtgaatttaaaaGGCCATTGAAATGCAGTCGGTGCAGTGTTGCTGGGCACAATAGGAAGACTTGCAAGGCTATTATATGA